CACCCAGGTGATGTGCGACGGCATGAACCGCTCCCTGGTGAGCGTGCTCTTCGGTGGTGCCCTGGGTGGCAGCGCCCCCGTGGGTGGCGGCGGCGATGAAGCCGGCTACAGCCGGATCGTCAGCTGCAGCCCTGAAGAGTGCGCCATGGCCCTCGAGAGCGCCGAGCGCGTTGTCTTCGTTCCCGGTTATGGCCTTGCCGTGGCCCAGGCCCAGCACGCCCTGCGCGAGCTGGCGAAGATGCTCGAGGCCAACGGCTCCGAGGTCAGCTACGCCATCCACCCCGTGGCCGGCCGCATGCCGGGCCACATGAACGTGCTTCTGGCGGAAGCCGACGTCCCCTACGAGCAGCTGCTCGAGATGGACACGATCAACCCCGAGTTCCCCCGCACCGATGTCGTCATCGTCCTGGGCGCGAACGACGTGGTGAACCCCGACGCCAAGAACGACCCCAACAGCCCCCTCTACGGCATGCCCGTGCTCGAGGTGGATGGGGCCCGTCAGGTGTTCGTGGTCAAGCGCAGCATGGGCGCCGGTTATGCCGGCATCAAGAACGCCCTGTTCGAGCTGCCCCAAACCGCGATGGTCTTCGGTGATGCCAAGGCCGTGCTCCAGGGCCTCTGCTCTGAACTGCGCAGTCAGGGCGTCGGTAAGGGCGCTTGAGCCGCTCCACGCCAACGCGCGGCATGGGGGGCCCTCGGGGCCCCTTTTCCATGGATGGTGAGCCGTTTCAGCCTCGCTTTCCCTGGTGGAATGGTGACCTGCAAACCCTGCGGGACACCTTCCGCACGGATGCCCTGCCCCCCGATCAGGGCCAGCGCCTGCCCTTGGATGTGGGCGGCGGCGAGCAACTCCTCGCCAAGTTGGATGCCCCCCTCTCTGGGGCGGAGCCCCGGGGCTTGGTGCTGTTGATGCATGGTCTGGGGGGATCCAGCCAACGGGCCGGCCTGCGCCGGATGGGGGACACCCTGCAGCGCTCCGGCTTTGCCGTGCTTCGCCTCAACATGCGTGGTGCAGGCGAGGGCCGTGCCCTGGCCCGCGGCACCTATGCGGCCAACTGCAATCGCGATCTGCTGCAGGTCCTGCGCCAGGCCCGCAGCTTGGCCGCCGGCCGCCCCCTGCTCGGGATGGGGATTTCCCTGGGCGGCACCAAGTTGCTCAATGCCCTGACCTCCAGCGCACTTGAGCGCCGGACGGCCGGTCTCGATCCCCAGGCGCCACTTCTCGATGGGCTCGTCACCATCAGCACCCCGGTGGATCTCGAGAGCTGCTCGCGCCAGATCGAGCGGCCCCGCAACGGCCTCTACCAGCACTGGCTGTTGAAGCGGCTCGTGGCCCAGACCCTGGCGGATCCCTTCGGGGTCACGGCGAGCGAGCGGCAGGCCCTGGAGGGCCCCTTGCCGACCATTCGCGCCTTCGATGCGGCGATTACGGCTCCCCGCTGGAGCTATGCCTCGGTGGATGACTACTACCGCCAGGCCAGTCCCCTCTGGCGGCTGCAGGACCCCCGCATCCGGCGCCAGCTGCCGCCCGCCTTGTTGATCCATGCGGAGGACGACCCCTGGGTGCCCGTGGAGCCGACCCGCAGTCTGGAAGCGCTCCAGGACGATCGCTTCCAGCTGCTCCTGACGGCGAAGGGGGGACACAACGGCTTCCACGGCCCCGGCGGCTGTTGGACCGATCAGCTCACGGCCCGC
This DNA window, taken from Synechococcus sp. LTW-R, encodes the following:
- a CDS encoding YheT family hydrolase codes for the protein MGGPRGPFSMDGEPFQPRFPWWNGDLQTLRDTFRTDALPPDQGQRLPLDVGGGEQLLAKLDAPLSGAEPRGLVLLMHGLGGSSQRAGLRRMGDTLQRSGFAVLRLNMRGAGEGRALARGTYAANCNRDLLQVLRQARSLAAGRPLLGMGISLGGTKLLNALTSSALERRTAGLDPQAPLLDGLVTISTPVDLESCSRQIERPRNGLYQHWLLKRLVAQTLADPFGVTASERQALEGPLPTIRAFDAAITAPRWSYASVDDYYRQASPLWRLQDPRIRRQLPPALLIHAEDDPWVPVEPTRSLEALQDDRFQLLLTAKGGHNGFHGPGGCWTDQLTARWFQALLD